The following proteins come from a genomic window of Cuculus canorus isolate bCucCan1 chromosome 29, bCucCan1.pri, whole genome shotgun sequence:
- the FIGNL2 gene encoding fidgetin-like protein 2 codes for MHWSPEHAQSLNQWPEQHLDVSSTTSSPAHKSDLYPSTRQRFNYAWANDDISALTASNLLKRYAEKYSGVLDTSYERPALSSYGDGAFGPVNGQKGDGEPWPVAHGSDGAYPLTPIHDGLASAKGVVPPAVPTSGGAIGLGGSPVVSANLADPMYPGNACGGAATGSSGLGSSQEYPSGYGGTYLPSGYCTQPAAALPPPHPPALHGSGLLQPPHPSSALVPGYGSSGPMYNYTAGSYTAQPGYGTIHAPHPSASYLPSGIAAPTPIPAPPPATRPPGVPGYGYQGAGLTPLAMPPLGTEASGTLKRKAFDISGGEDEGEGRYRKYSYEQPKSPYPMSDNGECRGNGFVGNAESSQVAFKPGKRPTGAGNAEEHTSKYGGQTMKSMVSPPYSAGDAPLRPTEPFEKFSPPLANGERTAEPGPTFPLRLPPKAPVFSNPPVEEQPKNIDPLALELVNTKIVERGPPVQWTDIAGQVSVKATIEEELVWPILRPGAYTGVSRPPRTILLFGPRGTGKTLLSRCISTQLGSTLLKLSGTTLLSTWKAEAEKILQTVFFVASCRQPAVVLITEAESLLAARAGEDSSQVSNLKSQLLSYLDNVATSSEQNVVVIGTTSRPGSMDEASHRRFAKRFYISPPDSIARRQILHHALAQQSSCLSEREMASLVQHTESFSGSELLQLCQHAGTTTLHGLPGQIQPTSYQDFEKAFCKVSPATSQKELDLFLEWDKMYGTRH; via the coding sequence ATGCACTGGTCACCAGAGCATGCCCAGTCCCTGAACCAGTGGCCGGAGCAGCACCTCGACgtctcctccaccacctcctcaccAGCCCACAAGTCCGACCTCTACCCCAGCACTCGCCAGCGCTTCAACTACGCCTGGGCCAACGACGACATCTCCGCTCTCACCGCCTCCAACCTCCTCAAGAGGTACGCCGAGAAGTACTCGGGGGTGCTGGACACATCCTACGAGCGCCCAGCGCTGAGCAGCTACGGGGATGGAGCCTTCGGGCCCGTTAATGGGCAGAAAGGGGATGGGGAGCCCTGGCCGGTGGCGCACGGCTCCGACGGCGCCTACCCACTAACCCCCATCCACGATGGCCTCGCCAGCGCCAAGGGGGTGGTGCCACCCGCCGTCCCCACCAGCGGCGGTGCTATCGGGCTCGGTGGCTCCCCGGTGGTGTCCGCCAACCTCGCTGATCCCATGTACCCCGGGAATGCCTGCGGAGGAGCTGCCACCGGCTCCAGCGGGCTCGGGTCATCTCAGGAGTACCCCTCAGGCTACGGTGGCACCTACTTGCCCTCTGGCTACTGCACCCAGCCGGCGGCCGCGCTCCCTCCGCCTCACCCCCCTGCCCTCCACGGCTCagggctcctgcagcccccGCACCCCTCATCCGCGCTGGTGCCGGGCTACGGCTCCTCGGGCCCCATGTACAACTACACCGCTGGCAGCTACACAGCGCAGCCGGGCTACGGCACCATCCACGCgccccatccctctgcctcctACCTGCCCTCCGGCATTGCAGCACCCACTCCTATCCCCGCCCCGCCGCCTGCCACCCGCCCACCTGGAGTCCCCGGCTACGGCTACCAGGGTGCCGGATTGACCCCCCTGGCCATGCCGCCCCTCGGCACCGAGGCGTCAGGCACTCTGAAGAGGAAGGCTTTCGACATCTCCGGCggggaggatgagggggaggGCAGGTATAGAAAATACAGCTATGAGCAGCCAAAGTCCCCCTACCCCATGTCGGACAACGGCGAGTGCCGGGGCAATGGGTTTGTTGGCAACGCCGAGTCCTCCCAGGTGGCCTTCAAGCCTGGGAAGCGGCCGACGGGAGCCGGGAATGCTGAGGAACACACCAGCAAGTACGGAGGGCAGACGATGAAGAGTATGGTCTCACCACCCTACAGTGCCGGGGATGCTCCGCTGCGGCCGACGGAGCCCTTTGAGAAGTTCAGCCCCCCTCTTGCCAATGGGGAGCGGACGGCCGAGCCAGGCCCCACCTTCCCGCTGCGGCTGCCCCCCAAAGCACCGGTCTTCAGCAACCCACCGGTGGAGGAGCAACCCAAGAACATTGACCCCTTGGCCTTGGAGCTGGTGAACACCAAGATCGTGGAACGTGGGCCTCCTGTGCAGTGGACAGACATCGCTGGGCAGGTGTCCGTGAAGGCCACCATCGAGGAGGAGTTAGTGTGGCCCATCCTGCGTCCCGGAGCCTACACTGGGGTGAGTCGGCCACCCCGAACCATCCTGCTGTTTGGTCCCCGTGGCACGGGGAAGACCCTGCTGAGCCGGTGCATCTCCACCCAGCTGGGTTCCACCTTGCTGAAGCTCAGTGGGACAACCTTACTCTCCACCTGGAAAGCCGAAGCCGAGAAGATCCTGCAGACCGTCTTCTTCGTGGCCAGCTGCCGACAGCCCGCGGTGGTGCTCATCACCGAGGCCGAGTCCTTGCTGGCAGCCCGGGCTGGCGAGGACAGCAGCCAAGTGAGCAACCTCAAGTCCCAGCTTCTCTCCTACCTGGACAACGTGGCTACCTCATCCGAGCAGAACGTGGTTGTCATCGGGACCACCTCCCGGCCTGGCAGCATGGATGAAGCTTCCCATCGGCGCTTCGCCAAGCGGTTCTACATCTCCCCACCAGACAGCATCGCCCGGCGGCAGATCCTCCATCACGCCTTGGCTCAGCAGAGCTCCTGCCTCAGCGAGCGGGAGATGGCTTCCCTAGTGCAGCACACGGAGAGCTTCTCGGGCAGcgagctgctccagctctgccagcacGCCGGGACCACCACGCTGCATGGTTTGCCGGGCCAGATCCAACCCACTTCCTACCAGGACTTTGAGAAGGCGTTCTGCAAGGTCAGCCCTGCCACCTCCCAGAAGGAGCTGGACTTATTCCTGGAGTGGGATAAGATGTACGGCACCAGGCACTGA
- the APOF gene encoding apolipoprotein F, with protein sequence MRWALLFLPLLFLALPGSAFPTVRPMPGADERAAARALLAELAAFIPLQAQLPHGIPCQALRPEALPGFAELPPPPRALARAAMALALSGASCAPQAEAEVLALSQELGPAAAAAVLQGLARLRGAPAPQALPLLLSLARGSAAPRRCVAPTGPPGAVAGTHPPAGRAPSAGLRVPLACRRATRRRREGEDVCNPPGEQKAHGVLAWVPAVSTFYNLGTSIYYAFQGCETVASTRALEAAEDLGYAGLAAVVGAVGGPVALGVHLGLQPGLKAGVRALIDYFTSDGDAPPAPTAYRGPVLIV encoded by the coding sequence ATGCGTTgggctctgctcttcctcccgCTCCTCTTCCTCGCTCTTCCTGGCAGCGCCTTCCCCACCGTCCGTCCCATGCCGGGAGCCGATGAGCGGGCGGCTGCCCGGGCGCTGCTGGCGGAGCTGGCTGCGTTCATCCCGCTGCAGGCGCAGCTGCCGCATGGCATCCCCTGCCAAGCCCTGCGCCCCGAAGCGCTGCCGGGTTTTGCCGAGCTCCCGCCGCCGCCTCGCGCCCTGGCACGCGCCGCCATGGCCCTGGCGCTGAGCGGGGCATCCTGCGCACCCCAAGCCGAGGCAGAGGTGCTGGCGTTGTCACAGGAGCTGGGTCCTGCCGCGGCCGCGGCGGTGCTGCAGGGGCTGGCGCGGCTGCGGGGTGCCCCGGCACCCCAGGCTCTGCCGTTGCTCCTCAGCCTGGCCCGAGGCTCTGCCGCGCCCCGGCGCTGCGTGGCACCCACCGGGCCCCCAGGCGCCGTGGCCGGCACCCACCCCCCCGCAGGCAGGGCGCCGAGTGCGGGGCTCCGGGTGCCGCTGGCGTGCCGGCGTGCCACACGGCGCCGGCGGGAGGGTGAAGACGTCTGCAACCCACCTGGCGAGCAGAAGGCACACGGAGTGCTGGCGTGGGTGCCGGCCGTCAGCACCTTCTACAACCTGGGCACCAGCATCTACTACGCCTTCCAGGGCTGCGAGACCGTGGCTTCCACGCGGGCGTTGGAGGCGGCCGAGGATCTGGGCTACGCCGGCCTGGCTGCCGTGGTCGGTGCCGTTGGTGGCCCCGTGGCCCTTGGGGTGCATCTGGGGCTGCAGCCGGGGCTGAAGGCTGGCGTGCGGGCGCTCATCGACTACTTCACCTCGGACGGGGACGCCCCACCAGCGCCCACCGCCTACCGCGGCCCCGTCCTCATCGTTTGA